Proteins from a genomic interval of bacterium:
- a CDS encoding proline dehydrogenase family protein, producing the protein MLSRTVVLRVANWAPMKEFITHSRVSRRVVNRFVAGDTIEDATTAARGLNKAGFCISLDFLGENSTTQEEALTATQTYCSMLDTINTNHVNSDISIKLTQIGIDFGDSFCKENLIRILETAASYNNAVEVDMESSKYTHRTLKLFADVYQTNKNMGTVIQTYLHRSEEDVDMLISLGAKVRLVKGAYLESPEIAYQKMAKVNEQFDKLTEKLLLSDTHPAIATHDPNRIAFARKVVEKNQIPKEKLEFQMLYGIRRDLQKEVLADGYTTRIYLPYGTAWYPYFSRRLAERPSNLLFIIKNFFKK; encoded by the coding sequence TGCTGAGTAGAACAGTTGTCCTTCGCGTTGCCAATTGGGCGCCCATGAAGGAATTCATCACCCATAGCCGTGTATCACGCAGAGTGGTAAACCGCTTTGTTGCTGGTGATACGATTGAGGATGCGACTACTGCAGCGAGGGGGCTTAATAAAGCCGGTTTCTGCATATCATTAGACTTTCTTGGCGAAAACTCGACCACCCAAGAGGAAGCATTAACAGCAACTCAAACCTACTGTTCGATGCTCGATACCATCAACACCAACCATGTGAATTCTGATATCTCGATTAAACTCACTCAAATCGGCATCGACTTTGGAGACTCTTTTTGCAAAGAGAACCTTATTCGAATACTCGAAACCGCTGCGAGTTACAATAATGCGGTCGAAGTCGATATGGAATCCAGCAAATACACACACCGCACCCTCAAGCTCTTTGCCGACGTCTATCAGACAAATAAGAATATGGGAACAGTCATCCAAACGTATTTGCACCGAAGCGAAGAAGATGTCGATATGCTGATTTCACTCGGAGCAAAAGTCAGGTTGGTTAAAGGCGCCTATCTCGAATCGCCTGAAATTGCCTATCAAAAGATGGCAAAGGTCAACGAACAGTTCGATAAGCTCACAGAAAAGCTTCTTCTAAGCGATACTCACCCCGCCATCGCCACTCACGACCCCAATCGCATCGCTTTTGCCCGTAAAGTCGTCGAGAAGAACCAAATTCCGAAGGAAAAACTAGAATTCCAAATGCTCTACGGCATCCGCCGCGATCTTCAAAAAGAAGTCCTAGCGGACGGCTATACCACCCGCATCTACCTCCCCTATGGCACAGCTTGGTACCCCTACTTCAGCCGCCGCCTAGCCGAACGCCCCTCAAATTTGCTATTCATCATTAAAAATTTCTTCAAGAAATAA